A DNA window from Eriocheir sinensis breed Jianghai 21 chromosome 22, ASM2467909v1, whole genome shotgun sequence contains the following coding sequences:
- the LOC127002159 gene encoding mucin-17-like isoform X1, translating into MSREGGPAGGGGRDGASGVAAQPFPPQFYPVVGYQGSPQAWFPPHPSTGVPATWSPSWRPPMGYPAPTPPWAAQQAPSTSIASTAKGTGASDEYTVDTLRRVFKDDDGRVEIQRVKVQRRNPEPGAVTVASPEAMSVVPVGTFPLNERRPPPRRNRRKPEIHVTAMGPAGPYPWYPYMPYMPYPYPYPYYFPGGCVWPSGATSDTFSTWSGNDESEGASSHQDSALNSQRLESRVSHLSRDSFPSHRSTSPAAASHITDTHSIAPSDSVSVRGRKRETSLERALLGPTPPPRTKSRASSSLGCKSDAGKTQEWMLEMQRALRASGDVSVKAPATGSLRDVSSDVIYKKIPPIRKRRKMKADDMSSKSSITDLKDIDDLSERQSAVSDVAFDDSRLSPELNYAFRKLERSVEAFRHEINADSPVQSHAESPSVEISQSSGEVTPTEAFGSPFSDIRSLAEKAKEEETKRPGSSKRSRAISESVSSLPSLEAARTGSAPDVSHHHRLPIVSPSQSKESTVTNIITVTSTAVCSSSPTTTASTAQATPSSVTAQRKGDDKVPSASSESTTVTLKGEAVSEATPKPSSSEESSEASNTTLIFRPSSVPQSSQGLSAATTTATTTEAKTLPAETGTSKAATATETAVTVKERSVEVSSEANTGLEGVGEASGRQSQASSATTFFSTRTTDDSHAVDTDSTDIPMPTTADENEESPASTGPEDDHPWVLQRPEEAPTLNTAGQDERRNAWRAEVSLWRARLVVSLCRGRGLDRQDWATFHLMVHHPLTLDLKLSLLHAPRLCTANSSVGPAVLRVALIQLAQYGETLLQSESARQSGWRSIRLDAGHAWVPVKGAAEILQSLGYQERGDGAELRYSRRCSPEASVVARLTLDMLVLAEEFRLFLTGTHQYPTNVSDLFYPESVAMSAVTDLPQRPPSSEGSFISAQSEAGPVTIGESRASSVTDEDTETLQTCALAVGNHEKLLRHKSTSEEDITVKEDDIKKEPVEITSAEIGEVKQEPAPKVVTRTDSEASAEGPDGQQLLTPASDSTSLSSDVTSLPDLQSNTTSGDSQRLDGSEVSSGNETVTPGASPTPTPEVNSVSKADEANHATSATPTPAATNDNPEEHVYEEIDVIRAQVQAIRASSVPADSAPPPLPPKKKVSSGGEDDSGLSLTYPQVEWSSASTPGSLRGGSTSAKRKKRRAPMPPEFMPPDWKQRQDPPKKDDLEPTVKIRESKDPDNTKKNEYRRSLNPFYEEIDAVQDEVREMESKKATDQEESAASGNPFLEDKPKAAGYVGKNPFYDDVVLLKKSEEYKEIKRNEPSPAAPKDESASPPTPAEQAEPPVVRPKRRAPRPPPTPPAPADEPQKPATQQHTPATPSPANTRKTKAQDEQKVSATELQVNERREKEKVSGGDGVKQPSKPTPQKSDEIAAKSSVSANEENSKTTEETSSVPPPLPPPNQRIADADTPPTLTPKMNRVIRVSPSHPRAPPPPPPTQAKSTTPAPEEKAKTPKEETPPPIPPPKAPLSLLDEIPYMDASELKEAKEKESSESDLVAPGAVMTTPTLPRQPALVLTTVGLPPECPPPPPPCPPPESPPETPHNSPPDTPHVSPPETPHTSPPATPHASPKPSPKPSPIPLSRHQTQHSLVTTEKGSVDHVSATDKEDGTAPPVPPKIIQEEGTPPVPRRTPQEEGTTPPVPRKTTEQEGTPPPVPPKNLTPEGTPPVPPKNIHPEGTPPVSPKNLHPDTASQPQNGSSATHGPVTAKHSGQSSSSEERYEIPDTSRAPPPRPQIQTLPTAKQTNGKTGPPQEEDRYEVPEDPKQPIGVSSKGGSERVKAIEAEERYEIPQVVKETSVKRGVNGAPCSVSLARATSPRKGEIAAVFGPPKPPRRRRNNHSPPPRPPKNPSLGEGAQRPSSDSSSFTSSSSLPVSAPHHSNKPTKRRSWPFLLCDCLYVNCRNYEDVEK; encoded by the exons AGGAGTCCCCGCCACATGGAGCCCGTCGTGGCGCCCCCCCATGGGCTACCCGGCGCCCACCCCGCCTTGGGCCGCCCAGCAGGCCCCATCAACAAGCATCGCCAGCACCGCCAAGGGCACTGGCGCCTCCGATGAGTACACGGTCGACACCCTCAGGCGGGTCTTCAAGGATGACGACGGCCGCGTGGAGATCCAGAGAGTCAAAGTTCAGCGGCGGAACCCCGAGCCCGGCGCCGTGACCGTGGCGAGCCCCGAGGCCATGAGCGTGGTCCCCGTGGGCACCTTCCCCCTCAACGAGCGCCGCCCGCCGCCCAGGAGGAACCGCAGGAAGCCAGAGATACACGTGACAGCCATGGGGCCCGCGGGACCGTACCCGTGGTACCCCTACATGCCCTACATGCCCTACCCGTACCCGTACCCTTACTACTTCCCGGGGGGGTGCGTGTGGCCGTCCGGCGCGACGTCTGACACATTCTCCACCTGGAGCGGCAACGATGAGAGTGAGGGCGCCTCCTCCCACCAGGACTCAGCCCTCAACTCTCAGCGCCTCGAGTCGCGCGTCTCCCATCTCTCACGCGACTCCTTCCCCAGCCACCGCTCCACGTCCCCGGCCGCTGCCTCGCACATCACCGACACCCACAGCATCGCCCCCTCGGACAGTGTATCGGTCCGTGGCCGCAAGAGAGAGACCTCGCTGGAGCGGGCGCTGCTCGGCCCGACACCCCCGCCGCGTACCAAGAGTCGGGCGTCTTCGTCACTTGGGTGTAAGTCTGACGCTGGAAAGACCCAGGAGTGGATGCTGGAGATGCAGCGCGCCTTGCGGGCCAGCGGTGACGTGTCTGTGAAGGCGCCCGCCACTGGCTCACTGCGGGATGTGTCCTCCGACGTCATATACAAAAAGATCCCTCCCATAAGAAAGCGGAGAAAAATGAAAGCTGACGATATGAGCAGCAAATCCTCCATAACTGACTTGAAAGACATTGATGACTTGAGTGAGCGACAAAGTGCTGTGTCTGACGTGGCTTTCGACGATTCAAGACTGAGTCCGGAACTTAACTATGCATTCCGGAAACTGGAACGATCGGTCGAAGCTTTTAGGCATGAAATCAACGCCGACTCCCCCGTTCAAAGTCACGCAGAGTCCCCGTCAGTGGAGATCTCCCAGTCGAGCGGCGAAGTCACTCCCACTGAAGCCTTTGGATCGCCGTTCTCAGATATACGCAGCCTCGCAGAGAAAgccaaggaagaggaaacgaaaaggcCAGGGTCATCCAAGCGTTCAAGAGCCATATCAGAGTCcgtatcctctcttccttccctggaGGCGGCGAGAACTGGATCAGCACCCGACGTGTCCCATCATCACAGACTTCCTATTGTTTCCCCTTCACAGTCTAAGGAGTCCACCGTCACCAATATTATAACAGTCACTTCTACTGCCGTGTGTTCTTCTTCACCTACAACAACGGCGTCCACCGCACAAGCCACGCCATCATCTGTGACTGCACAACGAAAAGGGGATGACAAAGTACCCTCAGCGTCATCGGAATCAACGACAGTAACTCTAAAGGGCGAAGCAGTCTCAGAGGCTACTCCTAAACCATCAAGCTCCGAGGAGTCATCAGAGGCCTCCAACACCACCCTCATCTTCCGTCCTTCGTCCGTTCCGCAATCATCTCAAGGTCTCTCAGCGgccacaacaacagcaactacaacGGAAGCGAAAACATTGCCAGCAGAAACGGGAACATCAAAAGCAGCAACGGCAACGGAAACAGCAGTCACGGTAAAGGAAAGATCAGTGGAGGTTTCTTCAGAAGCTAACACGGGTCTTGAAGGAGTCGGAGAGGCCAGTGGGAGGCAGTCTCAAGCCAGCAGCGCCACCACCTTCTTCTCTACGCGGACTACAGACGACTCCCACGCTGTAGACACCGACTCCACTGACATTCCGATGCCTACGACTGCTGACGAG AACGAGGAGTCCCCTGCGAGTACTGGCCCCGAGGATGACCATCCCTGGGTATTGCAGCGGCCGGAGGAGGCGCCCACACTCAACACGGCCGGCCAAGACGAGCGTCGAAATGCGTGGCGCGCCGAAGTAAG cttgtggcgggCGCGTCTGGTAGTGTCGCTGTGTCGGGGCCGCGGCCTGGACCGTCAGGACTGGGCCACCTTCCATCTGATGGTGCACCACCCTCTCACCCTGGACCTGAAGCTGTCGCTGCTGCACGCCCCGCGCCTCTGTACCGCCAACAGCAGCGTAGGGCCCGCCGTGCTGAGGGTGGCGCTCATCCAGCTGGCGCAGTACGGCGAGACGCTGCTGCAGTCAGAGTCCGCCAGGCAGTCCGGCTGGCGATCCATCAGGCTGGACGCCGGCCACGCCTGGGTCCCCGTCAAG GGAGCCGCTGAGATCTTGCAGAGCCTCGGGTACCAGGAGCGAGGGGACGGCGCTGAGCTGAGATACAGTCGTCGCTGCAGCCCCGAGGCTTCCGTCGTGGCTCGCCTCACCCTCGACATGCTGGTGCTGGCCGAGGAGTTCCGGCTCTTCCTCACCGGCACCCACCAGTACCCTACCAACGTGTCGGACCTCTTCTACCCGGAGTCCGTGGCTATGTCCGCCGTGACTGACCTGCCCCAGCGGCCACCCTCCTCGGAAGGCAGCTTCATCTCGGCCCAGTCTGAGGCCGGACCGGTGACTATTGGAGAAAGCAGAGCGTCTTCTGTCACCGATGAAGATACAGAAACCTTGCAGACATGTGCCCTGGCAGTCGGTAATCACGAAAAGTTACTGAGACACAAATCTACGTCAGAGGAGGACATTACTGTTAAGGAGGATGACATTAAGAAAGAACCAGTAGAGATAACTTCGGCGGAGATCGGAGAAGTGAAACAAGAACCAGCCCCCAAGGTAGTCACAAGAACGGACTCTGAGGCTTCAGCTGAAGGTCCTGACGGGCAGCAGCTCCTGACGCCAGCAAGCGACTCCACGTCCCTCAGTTCTGACGTGACCAGCCTTCCAGATCTGCAATCCAACACGACTTCAGGAGACAGTCAGCGTCTGGATGGATCGGAAGTGTCAAGTGGCAACGAGACCGTTACTCCGGGCGCCTCTCCAACACCGACCCCAGAGGTTAATTCCGTTTCTAAAGCCGATGAGGCTAACCACGCCACCTCCGCTACTCCGACTCCTGCAGCCACGAACGATAACCCCGAGGAGCACGTCTACGAGGAGATCGACGTGATACGCGCACAGGTTCAAGCGATCAGGGCATCAAGTGTTCCTGCAGACTCAGCGCCGCCGCCGCTTCCACCGAAGAAGAAAGTCAGCTCGGGTGGGGAGGATGACTCGGGGCTCAGTCTAACGTACCCGCAGGTGGAGTGGTCATCAGCTTCCACGCCGGGATCTCTGCGCGGGGGATCGACCAGCGCCAAGAGGAAAAAGCGCCGCGCTCCCATGCCGCCGGAGTTCATGCCGCCAGACTGGAAACAACGCCAAGACCCGCCGAAGAAGGATGATCTTGAACCAACAGTCAAGATCAGGGAGTCCAAGGATCCTGATAACACAAAGAAGAACGAATACAGAAGATCCTTGAATCCGTTCTATGAGGAAATCGACGCCGTTCAAGACGAGGTACGGGAAATGGAAAGCAAGAAGGCCACCGATCAGGAAGAGAGCGCAGCGAGTGGAAATCCGTTCTTGGAAGACAAACCCAAGGCCGCAGGGTACGTCGGTAAGAACCCTTTTTACGACGATGTTGTGTTGCTCAAGAAGAGTGAGGAATACAAAGAGATTAAACGAAACGAACCATCCCCAGCGGCTCCCAAAGATGAGTCAGCGTCTCCTCCTACCCCCGCCGAACAAGCTGAGCCTCCAGTGGTTCGTCCCAAACGCAGAGCTCCGCGGCCGCCACCCACTCCCCCAGCACCGGCAGATGAGCCTCAGAAGCCAGCCACCCAACAACACACACCTGCCACCCCTTCACCCGCTAATACTCGAAAAACTAAAGCTCAGGATGAACAGAAAGTGAGTGCCACTGAGTTACAagtaaatgagagaagggaaaaggagaaggtgagCGGTGGTGATGGCGTTAAGCAGCCCAGTAAACCAACACCTCAAAAAAGTGACGAAATCGCGGCTAAATCATCTGTGTCAGCAAACGAAGAGAACAGTAAAACAACGGAGGAGACTTCTTCAGTGCCCCCTCCGCTTCCGCCTCCCAATCAGCGGATAGCGGACGCAGACACACCACCAACCTTGACTCCGAAGATGAACCGAGTCATTCGCGTGTCGCCTTCACACCCTAGAgcaccgccgcctccaccgccaACTCAAGCCAAATCCACAACTCCTGCTCCTGAAGAAAAGGCGAAGACCCCAAAGGAAGAGACCCCGCCGCCTATCCCCCCACCAAAGGCTCCACTCTCCCTCCTGGATGAGATACCTTACATGGATGCCAGCGAactgaaggaggcgaaggagaaagaATCGTCCGAGTCTGATCTTGTTGCTCCGGGCGCTGTGATGACCACTCCTACGCTTCCCCGGCAGCCCGCACTCGTGTTGACTACCGTAGGCCTCCCCCCTGAGTGTCCCCCGCCGCCACCTCCTTGCCCCCCACCGGAGTCCCCCCCTGAAACCCCTCATAACTCCCCCCCAGATACACCTCACGTCTCCCCACCGGAAACACCCCATACGTCCCCGCCTGCAACCCCTCACGCCTCGCCAAAACCCTCCCCGAAGCCCTCTCCTATCCCTCTATCCCGCCACCAGACCCAACACTCACTGGTCACAACGGAAAAGGGCTCGGTGGATCACGTTAGCGCCACTGACAAAGAGGACGGGACGGCTCCACCAGTTCCACCGAAGATTATACAAGAAGAAGGAACACCCCCAGTACCACGGAGGACCCCACAGGAAGAAGGAACAACACCACCAGTCCCACGGAAAACCACAGAGCAAGAGgggacaccaccaccagtaccaccgaAGAACCTCACCCCAGAAGGAACACCGCCAGTCCCACCGAAGAACATCCACCCAGAAGGAACGCCCCCAGTCTCACCGAAGAACCTCCACCCAGACACAGCATCGCAGCCACAAAACGGGTCTTCAGCCACTCACGGCCCGGTTACAGCAAAACACTCGGGTCAGAGCTCGTCTTCGGAGGAGAGATACGAGATACCGGACACGTCTCGAGCACCTCCACCTCGACCACAAATTCAGACGCTTCCCACAGCAAAGCAGACTAACGGGAAGACCGGCCCGCCCCAAGAGGAAGACCGCTATGAAGTTCCCGAAGACCCAAAGCAGCCCATCGGTGTTTCCTCAAAGGGTGGGAGTGAGAGAGTCAAGGCAATAGAAGCTGAGGAACGGTACGAGATTCCGCAGGTGGTGAAGGAGACATCCGTGAAGCGAGGAGTAAACGGCGCG CCATGCTCGGTGTCCCTCGCCCGCGCCACATCGCCTAGGAAGGGAGAAATAGCGGCTGTCTTCGGCCCtccaaagcctccaagaagacgAAGGAACAATCACTCGCCTCCGCCAAGGCCCCCCAAGAATCCTAGCCTGGGGGAGGGCGCGCAACGACCGTCCTCTGATAGCtcgtccttcacctcctcgtcctccttgccAGTCTCAGCGCCGCACCACAGCAACAAGCCCACCAAGAGACGCTCCTGGCCCTTCCTCCTCTGTGACTGCCTCTACGTCAACTGTCGAAACTACGAGGACGTGGAAAAGTGA